The Desulfobulbus propionicus DSM 2032 DNA segment GTTAGCTCCACCATTACACAGTCCGGCGACATCCGCCGTTGTCCATCAAACCCGCTTCCTTCCTTAGGAAGCGGGTTTTTTGTTGTCCGTCAACGTCCATGGTGATACGCTCAAATCCATGAAATTTGGGGGTAGATTTGGGGGTGTTTTGGCTTACCCCTAAGCGAGATACCCCCAAAACGTGGAGATTACCGTAATGGCTAAAAAAATAGTACCGTTGACGGATATCAAGATAAAAGCTCTCAAACCCCAGGCCGCCGCCAAAAAAGTGTTCGATGGAGGTGGTCTTTTCCTGCTTATCACGCCTTGCCGGTGGCAAACTTTGGCACCTGAAATACCGTTTTGGGGGTAGCGAGAAACTACTTGTCCTAGGCGCCTACCCCCAAACCAGCCTTACAAAGGCACGCCAAAAGCGTGATGAGGCCAAATTGCTGCTTGCTGTCCGCACCGTGGGCGAAAACTTCACCCCGGCCAAGTTCAACACCTGGGGCGCAAAGGCCTTGGCCGGGATTGGCCATGCTGCCGACACCATCATGGACCGGTCGGTGGTTCTGGAGCTGCGCCGCAAGTTACCCCACGAGGAGGTGGACCGGCTCAGGTATGCCGGGCCTGATCTGTTCAGCACCCTGCAAGAGAAACTAACCCGATTCGCTAACGACTACAGCGAGCAGGTTCGGCGCACGCGACCACCTTTGCCGTCATGCCTGAACGATCGTGCCCAGGACAATTGGGAACCGCTGCTGGCAATTGCCATGGTTGCCGGTGGCCAGTGGTTGGAAATCGGCACCAGGGCGGCCGTTAAACTGTCCGGCGGCGGAAACCCGGTTGAAACTATCGGCATCGAGCTATTGGCCGATATCAAGGAAATCTTCGAAATGAATGAGAGGGACAGAATCAGCACCGCCGATCTGATTAGAGCCTTGTGTGATAACGATGAGAAGGCCTGGGCGACCTACAACCGGGGAAATCCAATCTCTCCACGGCAGCTGGCCAACAAGCTGAAAGGGTATGGCATCACCAGCACCACACTGCGGTTTCGGCATACGGGATTGGCCAAGGGGTATGAAAGAAAACAATTCGAGGAGGCCTTTTCCCGGTATATACCCATGGAATATCGTGTTTTATCCGTAACAGCGTAACAATCATGAAAAAACATCAAGTTGAGCCGTAACGCATTCCGTAACATTCCGTAACGTAACGGATTGATTCCGTAACGATTACGAGAAATGCCGAAACGACTGGGCATGATGTTGTTACGGGAAGAAATAGTGTTACGATACCCGTTCGATGCTCTGGTGGTGATAATGGCCAGGTGACTGGCGTCCCTCTTGTGTTGCTCTTCTTTGCCGGGTGTCGTTGCGTTCGCTGCTCCTGGAAAAGTCGGGGCCGATTTCTGCAAGGAGAGTGATCAGGTGGGCAGTGGTGCCAGTGATCCGCTTCCGATGCGTTCCTGGTGCCCGTTCGATGCTTTGGTGGTGATCGTGGCCAGGTGGTCGCGGTCCCTTGGTGTTGATCTTCTTTGACGGCTCGGTGTGCTACCGCTGTGCCTGGCCAGATCGTGACCGATTACCTATAAAGAGGAGTGATCAGGTAGGCCGGTGGGTCGGTGATCCGGTCCCCGGTGGTGTGGGCTTGGTGGCGGTGTCGACGTTGTTATGTTGGCTGTCGGTGTCCGTCGGTGGTTGCATGGCGTGGGTGGTAATCCGCTGCCGGGTACGTCCCCGGTGCCCGTTCGATGCCCTGGCGGTGATCTTTTTTGCCGGCTGCCATTGTGCCTGGCCAGGTCGTGGCCGATTACCTGCAAAGAGAGTGATCAGGCGGGCCGTTGCTGGTGGTGCTCCGGCCCCCCGCGGTGTGGCCCTCGGTGGTGTTGACGTTTTTCTCCGTGCTGTACCTTAACAAGCCGCTGCTAGGCTTTCGCTTACCAAGCGGTTCAGGCTCACATTTCTTTCCGCCGCTTTGATCGCAAGTGCCCGGTGCGTGTCGGCAGTTACCCGAACCTGGAACTTGCCGCTGAATTTTTTTGTGGCCAGCGGTGCGGGGATCTTCTCGCCATTTTGGGCCATATCCGCTGCAACGTCGGCAACTACCTGTCGAATCCCTTTCAAAGCCCCTTCTGGGGTTGAGTCAAGCCAGCTCAGGCTTGGAAACTCAGCGCACAGCCCCACATGTTCTTGATCTTCTTCAGACCACGTTACCCGGTATGTGTAGTGATCGTGTTCTAGCATGTTATTTCTCCTGCTTGTTCAACTTGTCGATGGCTTTCAACACTTGCCGCACTTGGTAGACTTTGGCCATGCCCTTACTGTCTTGAATGTTCACGCGGGGGTCCCCGATCCAAGGCGTTTTGTATATCCGGTGACTTGTCCCCATTTGCCGGGCTTCTCCGAAATAATACTCACACACCTTGCACAAATCCGAGAATTTGACGTTGGTGTGGTTGTTCCGAATACTTTGAACAAGTTGGTCTATTCTATCCATGTCTCAATAGTATCAATAGTGGTATCGTTTGTAAAGCCATTGCTATTGTCAGGTTGCTTTCATTGGCGTGGTGATCCGGTCCGGTGGTGTGGGCTTGGTGGGGCTGTCGACGTTGTTCTGTTGGCTGGCGGTGCCCGGTGGGCTCTCCGGTGTTTAGCAATTCTCTTCTTTGATGGCGGTCGTTGCTCTCGCTGTGCCTGGCCAGATCGTGGCCGTTTGGAGGCAAAGGGAAGAATCCGCCGGCTTGTCGGTGGTCTTCTGTCTAATCCTCGATAGTGGTGTTGGCGATGCTCTTTGGGCTTGGGGCGGCTGGCCGTGGCGACTTCGAGGCATGGGGCTGTGCTGAGGCGGTTCGCTCCACCATTACACAGTCCGGCGACATCCGCCGTTGTCCATCAATCCCGCTTCCTGCCTTAGGAAGCGGGTTTTTTGTTGTCTTGTGTGCACAGCGCAGACACGCATCCTACGATGCAGGGAGGCAAGCAACTTTGACGAAACCGCAAACGGGGAGGATGCGACGGGTCTGTGTGGGGGAGATCCCAAGGAGGGGTGTGCGCAGCTGATTTTTTCTGCAAAACCGGTCTTCCTGAACCGGTCGCGTCTCCTGTTCGGCCATGGTGTTATCCGGCCGGGCGCTCGTCGGTTTTGGTTTCATTGTGGTGAGACGTTCGCTTTGCCCCGTGAATTGGAAGCACGACGGTGAACGTTGCCCCTTTTCCCAGACGACTCTCGACGCGAATTTCGCCTCCGTGCGCGTGCACGATGCCATGACTCACCGATAACCCCAGCCCTGTCCCCTTGACCGCCTCCTTGGTGGAGAAGAACGGTTGAAAAATTCGATCCAGGTTTTCGGGCGCAATCCCTCCGCCGCTATCCTTGACCGCCACCGCCACCTTGTCCCCCTCCCGCCAGGTTCTGATCGCAACGACCCCGTTGCGGCGACCGCAGGCATCGCAGGCATTGGTTAACAGGTTGAGGAAGACTTGCTTGATTTGGTCGGGGACAGCCTCGATTGCCGGCAGGTCGTCCGCGTAGTCACGTTCGACCCGGATCTGTTTTTTAGTGAATACATTTGTTTGCAGCAGAAGGAGAGAGTCGAGGGCCTGATGGATGTTCATTAGCGTTTTTCGTCCCGAAGAAGGACGATTGAATTCCTGTAGGCTGCGGATCAAATGTTTCATGCGTTCGCTTTCACCGATGGCGGCATCCACCAATTCTCTCTCCTCATCCTCAAGCGTTACCCATTTTTTCAACCCTTTGAGGACCGTCATGATGCCCTGGAGCGGGTTGTTGAATTCATGGGCAATGGAAGCGGAAAGCATGCCGATGGCGGAGAGCTTTTCCGCATGCAGCACCTGCTTTTGCGATTCCTGCAGTTCATGGGTGCGCTCTTCGACCTTTCGCTCCAGCTCAGCGTTCAGTACCCTGAGCTGCTCTTCGGCTTGTTTCAATCGAGAGATGTCGCGAGCCGCCGCAAAGACCCCGGTGACCTTATGCTCCTCGTCCGTCAGCACCGTGGCATTGTAGAGAACCGGAGTCACATGGCCGTCGCGGTGTCGGATTTCCAGGGGGAAGTCCCGCACCATGCCCGTTTGAAATGCCTGCCGATAGCTGGCCTGTGCCTTGTCGGGTTCGGTGAAGTAGGCGCTGAAATCCGTGCCGATCATTTCCTCCCGGGAATAGCCGGTTGCCTGGCTGCTCGCCGCATTCACATCCCTGATCCTGCCTCCGGCGTCGATGGTCACCAGGGGATCGAGGTTGACCTCGATCAGCTTTCGGGCATAGGCCTCCGCTTTCTGCAGCCGTTTTTCGCCGAGGAGACGTTCGGTGATGTCATGGACGATGGAAAAATTGAGTTGTTGATCCTGATAGACGATGGGCGTTGCATGGACTTCAACGGTCCGGATCCCTCCACTGGCCAAACGGTGAGGGACGATCATTTGCTTGATCGTCTGTGCCCGCAACTGCTGCATCAGCTCATCGATCTGTTCTTGCGGGAGCATGTTGACCTGGTTGATGTTCATGGACCGCAGTTCTTCCCGGGAGTAGCCGTAGAATTGGGCGGCGGCCTCGTTCGCGTCTAAAATGGCACCGTTTGCAGGATCGACCAGAACCATGATCGAGCTATGCTGTTCAAACAGTTTGCGGAAATGCTCTTCTCTGGCAGCCAGGGTTTCGACCAGCCGTTTGTATGCGGTCATGTCTCTGGCGGTTGCATAGGTGAGTTTTTCCTCCTTGTCGACATAACCACGCCACGAGAGCCAACAGATCGTTCCGTTCTTTCGCAGGTAGCGGTTTTCGAAATCGAGGATCACGCCTTCCCGCATCTGCCGGGCAGCCGCATCCAGTGTCCGCTGCCGGTCTTCGGCGTGGACAAAGTCCATGTAGGGTCGTTCGAGCAGTTCGGATTCCGAGTACCCAAGCAGCTCGATGCCGGCCGGGTTGATTTTCTTGAAACAACCCTGCTTCAGGTCGGCAATGCACATCAGGTCGGAGGAGGTGGCGAACAGTCTGAAATACTGTTCCCGCTCCTTCTCGATCTCCATGCGCCGGGTAATGTCATGAATGATGGCGAAATTGACCGTTTTGTCATCGTATGGAATCGGTGTCGCGTTGACTTCCACCGTGCGGAGTGTTCCGTCGGCCAAACGATGCTGAAGGACTAATTGTCGCAGGTGCTCCTTGTTCACCTTGTATAGAGTGTCGGCGAGCGCATCGGGGGTCATGCAGACGATCTGCAGCAGGCTCATCCCCTGCATGTTTTCCCTGGAGTAGCCGTAGAAGCGGCTGGCGGCAACATTGACATCCTGGATGCAGCCGGTCGAGCCATCGACCAGGAGCATGATGGCGCTGTGTTTTTCGAACAGGCAACGAAACCGTTCTTCGCTGGCGACGAGTGCATCGGTCAACAGTTTCTGTTCACTGACATCACGGGTCACGCCACGAAAGCCAAGACACTCGCCATTGCCATTGAAGACAGGGACCGCGCTGACATTCACCGTCAGCTGCTGTCCGTGCCGATGATGAACCGCATGTTGAAGCGATCTGAATGGCTGCTGGTTGGCGATAGTGGTCAGTACCTGCCGCCCGATGCCTTCTCGTTCATGCGCGGGAAGCAGGGCAATGCACTTCTCGCCGATGTATTCTTCGGGAGCGTAACCAGTCATGTCCGCAAATCGCGGGCTCAAGTACGTGAAACGTCCTTGAGCATCCGTTTCCCAGATGCATTCGCTGGTGGTTTCCACCAACGAGCGAAATTTCTCCTCGCTTTTCCGGAGTTGCTCCTCCAGCTGTTTGCGTTCGGTAATATCCCGCCCCACTCCCTGAATCTCGACCAGTTGTCCTGCCGCATCAAAGATGCCGCGATTGATGACCTGTACCCAGCGAACAGTTCCCGCCGCATCATAAACGCGGCTTTCGATGGTGACCACGGGGTTGGCCGGGGAAAGCTCCTGGAGTGCGGCATGGATCATGGGAATGTCTTCGGCGACCGCCTCGGGATACCAAGCCCTGCCGATCAACTCCTGTTCTGTTTGGCCAAAAAATCGGCAAAACACTTCATTGACAAAGGTATAGGCATGGTCATCGGGCTTGAAGCGGGCGATCATCTCCGTCTGATCTTCCACCACGGATCGGTAGCGGTGTTCGCTGGCCTGCAGCGCTTTCACCGCCTGTTCCAGTTCGATGGTCCCCTCCGCCACTTGTTGCTGCAGGTTGTTGGCGAGCAGTTTTGCGGCTAGCTCCGCTTGCTTGCGAACGGTGATATTGCTGGCGGCGCCAAACCACTCAACAATATTTCCCTGTTCGTCGAGCAGGGGAATGGCTCTTGAAGAGGTCCATCCCGGACTTCCATCTGTCTGCAAGACCTGATGTTCCAGGGTAAAAGTGCTTTTGGTGCGGATCGCCTGATCGATGACGGCAAGGACATGGTCCTGGTCTTGCGGACGGATATACCGTTCAAGCCAATGCCGACTGGGAGAGTCCGTATCGGCAATGAAATCTTTGCCGTACAGCAACTTCATTTCCCGCCAATCGGGACTCATACAGTACACGACGTCCGAGCTGGCCAAGGTCAATGCCCGAAAGCGTTGCTCGCTCTTGTGCAGACGCTCTTCCATCTGTTTGCGTTCAGTGAGGTCGGTGATGACGCCTTCCAAACGCAGTGGAGCGCCGTGCCGGTCATGACTGAATCGCCCCCGCGCCGAAATCCACCGCAGGGAGCCGTCCGGCCAGAGGATGCGGTACTCGAGATCGAGATCCTTCCGCTTCTCCATGGCCTCGCGCACTTGCTGGTCGGCGCTCTCGCGGTCCTCGGGGAACAGTGAGTTCAGCCAATTAGCATAATTTGCCGGCATATCGGATGAAATCCCTGCAACTTGGCGATACGAACCGGTCCAGACAACTTCCCCCGTGGTGATATTCCAATGAAAGGCGCCCATCCGGGCGGCATCGAGCGCCAGACGCAGCCGTTCTTCGCTCAGACGCAGTGCTGCATCGGCGCGTTTACGCGCGGTAAGGTCAAGATGGGTTCCCACGATCCGGACCACCTTGCCATCCGACGCGCGCTTGAGCGGCAAGCCGCGTGACAGGATGGCAAGGTAGCGGCCGTCCTTGTGTCTGAGGCGGAACTCCATTTCGTATTCCCGCTCGCCCTGTTTGACCGCATCAACATGCTGGAGACACGGTTCCCGGTCGTCGGGATGCAGCAGCCGCAACCAACTGCTAAGGTGATGCTCGATCTCCTCCTCGGCATACCCGAGCATCTCCTTGTAGCGAGGCGAATACCAGACCTCGTCTGTTTCCAGGTTCCAGTCCCACACGCCTTCCTGTGCTGCCTGAACGGCAAGATTGAACCGTTCGTCGCTGGCTTGCAGGGCTTGTTGGGCCTGTTTTCGCTCGGTGATGTCCAGGGTGGCGCCGATGTAGCGCACCGGTTTTTCCTTTCCATTGCAATAGGGATACGCCCTGTTGTGCACCCACCGTACCTGCCCATCGGGACGCACGATCCTGTGTTCGAGTTCGTACACGGCACAATGGTGCAATGCCGTGGCAAAGGTGTAATGGACCCGAGCCGCATCGTCGGGATGGATATGCCGTTGGAGCATGTCCTCATGGGTGGGCGGGGGGGCGCAGGGTCGAGGCCGTAAATACGGTACTCTTCCTCGGACCAGACGGTTTGCCGCGTGTCGGCGATGTATTCAAACGAGCCCACGTGGGCAATTTTCTGCGTTTCGGTCAAGATGAATCGCGTTTTCTCCAAGGCGTCCTCGACCCGCTTCTGTTCGGTGATATCCTGGAGGCCGACGAAAATGCCGCCGTTTTGGCGGGGAACGCAGCGGTGACGCGACCACCGGTTCCGATCCGGGTCAAAATATTCGAAATCCCGGCGCTCTCCGGAGGCGACGCACCGATACTCCCGCTCCAGTTGCGTTCCCAAGGTCGCGGGAAAGGCCTGCCAATAGCTCGTGCCCATCACCTCATCCCGGCTGATGGCAAACATTCTCTCGGCAGTGTCATTGACATAGACAATCCGCCAATCAGCATCACAGGCAAAGCAACCATCCAGTAGGGTTTCAAGTGTGCTCGCCAGTTCATGGACACTCACGTCGGACGACCATGCGCTGCGTTTGGTATCTCCACGGGGCGGGGAACTGTTCATGGAACCTACCTCCAAGGCGAGAGAATGGTGGGGATTGCTTTTGATTTTTGAGCGATTTTTTAATGTGTTGCAACGTATAAATGCGTCTGTTGCCGACTTCGGTCGATCCATCGACAAGCCTCCTCCCGTGCATCGTCTGTCCGTGGACATGGCTGCGGCACGAGCTGGACAATCAGAAAAATGACTCCCATCGTTCAAAGGCCTGCTTGAATGCTGCTTTTTTCTTGGCGTTGCCAATCGATTGATCCGTATAATCGTTGCAAGCGTTCATCCCCTCCGCCTGTTGGCGGCCGCGAGCCGCTTGCCGCGCTTGGCCGGAGGGATGGGAAGGGTCAATTTTTCACGGCACGAGGAGAACGGTGAACAGGAGAATACAGGGGTGCGCCCAAGCAATGCTGGCCGCCGCGGCAACATGCTCCCTGCTGATGGCAACCGAGGCCTTGGCGGAGCTCTCCGTCAGGGATCGGTGTGAGCAGGCGTTGAAGATGATGGGAGTGAAAACCGACGGCACCGAGCGCGGCTGGGCTTCGCTTTGCGCCGGGGTGATCAAGAACGAGCCGATCACCCGGTACGGCAATTGGTATGGGCCCGGGTATTGGGGCGGTGGGGAAGATCCTCATCGAGCGGGTCTTGCCGCGCCGGTGGATTCGCTGGACGCGGTGGCGATGCGCCATGACTTCGGCTATGTGATCGCCGAAAAGTACGGCAAGATCTACGGCAAGCAGTACGAATACAAACTGAAGGCGATGGCGGACCGG contains these protein-coding regions:
- a CDS encoding DUF3631 domain-containing protein — translated: MEVVFSCLSRLAGGKLWHLKYRFGGSEKLLVLGAYPQTSLTKARQKRDEAKLLLAVRTVGENFTPAKFNTWGAKALAGIGHAADTIMDRSVVLELRRKLPHEEVDRLRYAGPDLFSTLQEKLTRFANDYSEQVRRTRPPLPSCLNDRAQDNWEPLLAIAMVAGGQWLEIGTRAAVKLSGGGNPVETIGIELLADIKEIFEMNERDRISTADLIRALCDNDEKAWATYNRGNPISPRQLANKLKGYGITSTTLRFRHTGLAKGYERKQFEEAFSRYIPMEYRVLSVTA
- a CDS encoding type II toxin-antitoxin system HicB family antitoxin produces the protein MLEHDHYTYRVTWSEEDQEHVGLCAEFPSLSWLDSTPEGALKGIRQVVADVAADMAQNGEKIPAPLATKKFSGKFQVRVTADTHRALAIKAAERNVSLNRLVSESLAAAC
- a CDS encoding toxin HicA; this encodes MDRIDQLVQSIRNNHTNVKFSDLCKVCEYYFGEARQMGTSHRIYKTPWIGDPRVNIQDSKGMAKVYQVRQVLKAIDKLNKQEK
- a CDS encoding PAS domain S-box protein, coding for MLQRHIHPDDAARVHYTFATALHHCAVYELEHRIVRPDGQVRWVHNRAYPYCNGKEKPVRYIGATLDITERKQAQQALQASDERFNLAVQAAQEGVWDWNLETDEVWYSPRYKEMLGYAEEEIEHHLSSWLRLLHPDDREPCLQHVDAVKQGEREYEMEFRLRHKDGRYLAILSRGLPLKRASDGKVVRIVGTHLDLTARKRADAALRLSEERLRLALDAARMGAFHWNITTGEVVWTGSYRQVAGISSDMPANYANWLNSLFPEDRESADQQVREAMEKRKDLDLEYRILWPDGSLRWISARGRFSHDRHGAPLRLEGVITDLTERKQMEERLHKSEQRFRALTLASSDVVYCMSPDWREMKLLYGKDFIADTDSPSRHWLERYIRPQDQDHVLAVIDQAIRTKSTFTLEHQVLQTDGSPGWTSSRAIPLLDEQGNIVEWFGAASNITVRKQAELAAKLLANNLQQQVAEGTIELEQAVKALQASEHRYRSVVEDQTEMIARFKPDDHAYTFVNEVFCRFFGQTEQELIGRAWYPEAVAEDIPMIHAALQELSPANPVVTIESRVYDAAGTVRWVQVINRGIFDAAGQLVEIQGVGRDITERKQLEEQLRKSEEKFRSLVETTSECIWETDAQGRFTYLSPRFADMTGYAPEEYIGEKCIALLPAHEREGIGRQVLTTIANQQPFRSLQHAVHHRHGQQLTVNVSAVPVFNGNGECLGFRGVTRDVSEQKLLTDALVASEERFRCLFEKHSAIMLLVDGSTGCIQDVNVAASRFYGYSRENMQGMSLLQIVCMTPDALADTLYKVNKEHLRQLVLQHRLADGTLRTVEVNATPIPYDDKTVNFAIIHDITRRMEIEKEREQYFRLFATSSDLMCIADLKQGCFKKINPAGIELLGYSESELLERPYMDFVHAEDRQRTLDAAARQMREGVILDFENRYLRKNGTICWLSWRGYVDKEEKLTYATARDMTAYKRLVETLAAREEHFRKLFEQHSSIMVLVDPANGAILDANEAAAQFYGYSREELRSMNINQVNMLPQEQIDELMQQLRAQTIKQMIVPHRLASGGIRTVEVHATPIVYQDQQLNFSIVHDITERLLGEKRLQKAEAYARKLIEVNLDPLVTIDAGGRIRDVNAASSQATGYSREEMIGTDFSAYFTEPDKAQASYRQAFQTGMVRDFPLEIRHRDGHVTPVLYNATVLTDEEHKVTGVFAAARDISRLKQAEEQLRVLNAELERKVEERTHELQESQKQVLHAEKLSAIGMLSASIAHEFNNPLQGIMTVLKGLKKWVTLEDEERELVDAAIGESERMKHLIRSLQEFNRPSSGRKTLMNIHQALDSLLLLQTNVFTKKQIRVERDYADDLPAIEAVPDQIKQVFLNLLTNACDACGRRNGVVAIRTWREGDKVAVAVKDSGGGIAPENLDRIFQPFFSTKEAVKGTGLGLSVSHGIVHAHGGEIRVESRLGKGATFTVVLPIHGAKRTSHHNETKTDERPAG